In a single window of the Saccharothrix australiensis genome:
- a CDS encoding class I SAM-dependent methyltransferase: protein MKGFVRAAWSAVRPADVLPSPNIWRWPAVYEVENRAQDVDGAIWRALREACDWTGRDVVDVGCGDGFHLPVFARDAARVVGVEPHPPLVDRARERVAGTPNASVVAGPAQRLPLPDATADLVHARTAYFFGPGCEPGLREADRVLRPGGTLAIVDLDGAAEPYGPWLCADEPRYHPAEVEAFFAAHGFALRRVRARWRFETREDLAAVLRIEFSAKVAERAIAATPGLSFEVGYRVHTRRKPSGLVLP from the coding sequence GTGAAGGGATTCGTCCGCGCCGCCTGGTCCGCCGTCCGACCCGCCGACGTCCTGCCGAGCCCGAACATCTGGCGGTGGCCCGCCGTCTACGAGGTCGAGAACCGCGCGCAGGACGTCGACGGCGCGATCTGGCGGGCATTGCGCGAAGCCTGCGACTGGACCGGTCGGGACGTGGTCGACGTCGGCTGCGGCGACGGCTTCCACCTGCCGGTGTTCGCGCGGGACGCGGCGCGGGTCGTCGGGGTCGAGCCGCACCCGCCGCTGGTGGACCGGGCGCGCGAGCGGGTGGCGGGCACGCCCAACGCCTCGGTGGTCGCCGGTCCCGCGCAGCGGCTGCCGCTGCCGGACGCCACCGCCGACCTCGTGCACGCGCGCACGGCGTACTTCTTCGGCCCCGGCTGCGAGCCGGGCCTGCGCGAGGCGGACCGGGTGCTGCGGCCCGGCGGCACGCTCGCGATCGTGGACCTCGACGGCGCGGCCGAGCCGTACGGGCCGTGGTTGTGCGCCGACGAGCCCCGCTACCACCCGGCGGAGGTGGAGGCGTTCTTCGCGGCGCACGGGTTCGCGCTGCGCCGGGTGCGTGCGCGGTGGCGGTTCGAGACGCGGGAGGACCTGGCGGCGGTGCTGCGCATCGAGTTCTCCGCGAAGGTCGCCGAACGGGCGATCGCCGCGACGCCCGGCCTGTCGTTCGAGGTCGGCTACCGCGTCCACACCCGGCGCAAGCCGTCCGGCCTCGTGCTGCCGTAG
- the pyrH gene encoding UMP kinase, with translation MLKLGGEMFGGGGVGVDPDVVQTVARQIAAVVRTGVQVAVVIGGGNFFRGAELQQRGMDRSRADYMGMLGTVMNCLALQDFLEREHGIDTRVQTAITMGQVAESYIPRRAMRHLEKGRVVIFGGGAGMPYFSTDTTAAQRALEIGCEVVLMAKAVDGIYTADPRVDPDAQMFDHITHREVLERGLSVADATAFSLCMDNNMPILVFNLLTEGNIARAVRGEKIGTLVSTPGGRPSF, from the coding sequence ATGCTCAAACTCGGCGGCGAGATGTTCGGCGGTGGCGGGGTGGGCGTCGATCCCGACGTCGTGCAGACCGTCGCGCGCCAGATCGCCGCGGTCGTCCGAACAGGGGTCCAGGTCGCCGTCGTCATCGGCGGTGGCAACTTCTTCCGGGGCGCCGAACTCCAGCAGCGCGGCATGGACCGCAGCCGGGCCGACTACATGGGCATGCTGGGCACGGTCATGAACTGCCTGGCGTTGCAGGACTTCCTGGAGCGCGAACACGGCATCGACACGCGCGTGCAGACCGCCATCACGATGGGCCAGGTCGCCGAGTCCTACATCCCCCGCCGGGCCATGCGCCACCTGGAGAAGGGTCGCGTGGTGATCTTCGGCGGCGGCGCGGGCATGCCCTACTTCTCCACCGACACCACCGCCGCGCAGCGCGCCCTGGAGATCGGCTGCGAGGTCGTGCTGATGGCCAAGGCGGTGGACGGCATCTACACGGCGGACCCGAGGGTCGACCCGGACGCGCAGATGTTCGACCACATCACGCACCGCGAAGTGCTCGAACGCGGCCTGAGCGTGGCGGACGCGACCGCGTTCAGCCTCTGCATGGACAACAACATGCCGATCCTGGTGTTCAACCTGCTCACCGAGGGGAACATCGCGCGGGCCGTGCGCGGTGAGAAGATCGGCACGCTGGTGAGCACCCCCGGTGGTCGCCCGTCTTTCTAG
- a CDS encoding VOC family protein: protein MSIVPNSPALAEPLHGAPCWVELPTPDERAAIDFYTGLFGWTYADVHGRTIAVVAGLPVAELLPADGGFGWTLYLNTPHARATAEKAHALGGHVLRAPDDVSTLLADPTGGVIGFRHVPPDWLFGTDGHGAYAWAELNTRDGATADAFFQELCNFEITQIGDGQAVDYTTWAVEGHTVLGRQRMGRAFPPETPAHWMVYFTAAPEIGTDSVASRVLELGGRIVVEPYDTPFGRITVAADPAGNTFSAIDPTRQAPLSEEETGAPVDDPYDD from the coding sequence GTGTCCATCGTCCCGAACTCCCCCGCCCTGGCCGAACCGCTCCACGGGGCGCCGTGCTGGGTCGAACTGCCCACCCCGGACGAGCGGGCGGCGATCGACTTCTACACCGGCCTGTTCGGCTGGACCTACGCCGACGTGCACGGCCGCACCATCGCCGTCGTGGCGGGGCTGCCGGTCGCCGAGCTGCTGCCCGCCGACGGCGGTTTCGGCTGGACGCTGTACCTGAACACCCCGCACGCGCGGGCGACCGCCGAGAAGGCGCACGCGCTCGGCGGGCACGTGCTGCGCGCACCCGACGACGTGTCCACGCTGCTGGCCGACCCGACCGGCGGCGTGATCGGCTTCCGGCACGTGCCGCCCGACTGGCTGTTCGGGACGGACGGGCACGGCGCGTACGCGTGGGCCGAGCTGAACACCCGCGACGGCGCGACGGCCGACGCGTTCTTCCAGGAGCTGTGCAACTTCGAGATCACCCAGATCGGCGACGGGCAGGCCGTGGACTACACGACCTGGGCCGTCGAGGGCCACACCGTGCTGGGCCGCCAGCGCATGGGCCGGGCGTTCCCGCCGGAGACGCCGGCGCACTGGATGGTGTACTTCACCGCCGCGCCCGAGATCGGGACGGACTCCGTCGCGTCCCGCGTGCTGGAGCTGGGCGGGCGCATCGTGGTGGAGCCCTACGACACCCCGTTCGGCAGGATCACCGTGGCCGCCGACCCCGCGGGCAACACCTTCTCGGCGATCGACCCGACCCGGCAGGCGCCCCTGTCCGAAGAGGAGACCGGCGCGCCGGTGGACGACCCCTACGACGACTGA
- the dprA gene encoding DNA-processing protein DprA codes for MSDEEVRRARAYLSRVAEPPAAALAGLVAEVGPVRAAWLVRRGEVSSAVDSQTSARRAEDRAEEDLAAVADLGGRLVIPEDEEWPEWPFHALAVAAAHGLRCGLAPLALWVRGDGSPAALTERAVAVVGSRSASGYGQQVAAEFGFGLALAGVTVVSGAAYGIDGSAHRGALTAGGPTIAVLACGVDIAYPSGHQGLLERIPHHGLVVSEYPPGFRPARHRFLTRNRLIAALGEGTVVVEAGRRSGAKNTAASTAALGRVLMAVPGPITSASSSGCHELLRSGQALAVSNVAEVIESTGRLGVDLVEATRDTDVDLPQGEALRVYEALPLGAGVSAEAVAVESGVELPRVRALLPQLELVQLAARSDGGWKRSHEGSQRGDT; via the coding sequence GTGAGTGACGAGGAGGTCCGCCGCGCACGTGCGTACCTCTCGCGGGTCGCGGAGCCGCCCGCCGCCGCCTTGGCCGGCCTGGTCGCCGAGGTGGGGCCCGTGCGGGCGGCGTGGCTGGTGCGTCGGGGCGAGGTCTCCAGCGCCGTCGACAGCCAGACCTCCGCGCGGCGTGCGGAGGACCGGGCCGAGGAAGACCTGGCCGCGGTGGCCGACCTGGGCGGCCGGTTGGTGATCCCCGAGGACGAGGAGTGGCCCGAGTGGCCCTTCCACGCCCTCGCGGTGGCCGCCGCGCACGGTTTGCGGTGCGGGTTGGCGCCGCTCGCGCTGTGGGTGCGCGGCGACGGGTCGCCGGCGGCGCTCACCGAGCGGGCGGTGGCCGTGGTCGGCAGCCGGTCGGCCAGCGGGTACGGGCAGCAGGTCGCGGCGGAGTTCGGGTTCGGGCTGGCCTTGGCCGGTGTCACGGTGGTGTCCGGTGCGGCGTACGGCATCGACGGGTCGGCCCATCGCGGGGCGTTGACCGCCGGCGGGCCGACCATCGCGGTGCTGGCCTGCGGGGTCGACATCGCCTACCCGTCGGGGCACCAGGGCCTGCTCGAACGCATCCCGCACCACGGTCTCGTCGTGAGTGAGTACCCGCCGGGTTTCCGGCCCGCCCGGCACCGCTTCCTCACGCGCAACCGCCTCATCGCGGCCCTCGGCGAGGGCACCGTGGTGGTGGAAGCGGGCAGGCGCAGCGGCGCGAAGAACACGGCCGCCTCGACCGCGGCGCTGGGGCGCGTGCTCATGGCCGTGCCGGGCCCGATCACGTCGGCGAGTTCCTCCGGCTGCCACGAGCTGTTGCGGTCGGGGCAGGCGTTGGCCGTGAGCAACGTGGCCGAGGTGATCGAGTCGACCGGTCGGCTCGGGGTCGACCTCGTGGAGGCCACGCGGGACACCGACGTCGACCTGCCGCAGGGCGAGGCGTTGCGGGTGTATGAGGCCCTCCCGCTCGGCGCCGGTGTGAGCGCGGAGGCGGTCGCCGTGGAGTCCGGGGTCGAGCTGCCGCGCGTCCGGGCGTTGTTGCCGCAGTTGGAGCTGGTTCAGCTCGCGGCCCGGAGCGACGGCGGGTGGAAGCGTTCTCACGAAGGGAGTCAGCGTGGCGATACTTGA
- a CDS encoding M23 family metallopeptidase has product MFALVLVLVLVPAALPAPPAGASTRLPRYAWPLAPPHPVLRAFHAPHTEYGAGHRGVDLGAPPDTPVLAAGDAVVVFAGAVATRDLVSLSHAGGLRTTYEPVKPLVSRGQRVTRGTPIGTLRPGHEGCPTTCLHWGAYRPTLRGRTYLDPLKLLTPGRTRLLPLTPADLRRTTPSTHRTRHPPPPRANHHRRARHHRRANRHRRARHPPERAIAPESAITTEPATPTTPFAPPRPHKEPTTQPTRGADRPELLVPGAARHHRPARRTAAHPDLSPAVIAETKPQST; this is encoded by the coding sequence ATGTTCGCGCTGGTGCTGGTGCTGGTGCTGGTGCCGGCAGCCCTGCCCGCGCCCCCGGCAGGCGCGTCGACCCGCCTACCCCGCTACGCCTGGCCGCTGGCCCCGCCGCACCCGGTGCTGCGCGCGTTCCACGCACCGCACACCGAGTACGGCGCGGGTCACCGAGGCGTCGACCTGGGCGCCCCACCCGACACACCGGTCCTGGCGGCGGGTGACGCGGTGGTGGTCTTCGCGGGCGCGGTCGCGACGCGGGACCTGGTGTCGCTCTCCCACGCAGGCGGCCTGCGCACCACGTACGAACCAGTGAAACCGCTGGTCAGCCGAGGCCAACGAGTCACCAGAGGCACCCCGATCGGCACCCTCCGGCCAGGCCACGAGGGCTGCCCGACCACCTGCCTGCACTGGGGCGCCTACCGCCCGACCCTTCGCGGCCGCACCTACCTGGACCCCCTCAAACTCCTGACGCCGGGCCGCACCCGCCTACTACCCCTCACCCCCGCCGACCTGCGACGAACGACGCCCTCCACCCACCGAACCCGCCACCCGCCACCACCCCGAGCCAACCATCACCGCCGAGCCCGCCATCACCGCCGAGCCAACCGTCACCGCCGAGCCCGCCACCCGCCCGAGCGAGCCATCGCGCCCGAGTCAGCCATCACCACCGAGCCAGCCACGCCCACAACTCCGTTCGCGCCGCCGCGACCACACAAGGAGCCGACCACACAGCCAACACGCGGAGCCGACCGCCCAGAACTACTTGTCCCAGGAGCAGCCCGCCACCACCGACCTGCCCGGCGCACAGCAGCCCACCCAGACCTGTCACCTGCGGTGATAGCCGAGACCAAGCCGCAATCGACCTGA
- a CDS encoding phosphatidate cytidylyltransferase, whose amino-acid sequence MSGGGEQGAAGEAADGSTGRSTSRAGRDLRAAVAVGVGLGVVILFALFTVRQLFVGVVAIAVAVSMYELAGAVRRGAGIRVVLPPVLLGGQAVVWLAWPYGREGVLTAFAVTVLVCLIWRLKDGADGYLRDVTASVFTVVYVAVFAAFAVMLVVAEDGVARVLCFLIGVVLSDTGGYAAGVFFGKHPMAPSISPKKSWEGFAGSLAAGMVGGALTVGLMLDGQWWQGVLFGAALVVTATTGDLVESLIKRDLKIKDMGTLLPGHGGLMDRMDSLLPSAVVSWLLLQAFVPA is encoded by the coding sequence GTGTCAGGCGGCGGTGAGCAGGGCGCGGCCGGCGAGGCGGCGGACGGGTCGACCGGCCGGAGCACGTCGCGCGCCGGCCGGGACCTGCGGGCGGCCGTCGCCGTCGGCGTCGGCCTCGGCGTGGTGATCCTGTTCGCCCTGTTCACGGTCCGGCAGCTGTTCGTCGGCGTCGTCGCGATCGCCGTGGCGGTGTCGATGTACGAGCTGGCGGGCGCGGTGCGGCGCGGCGCGGGCATCCGGGTCGTCCTGCCCCCCGTGCTGCTCGGCGGCCAGGCGGTGGTCTGGCTGGCCTGGCCGTACGGGCGCGAGGGCGTGCTGACCGCGTTCGCGGTCACCGTCCTGGTGTGCCTGATCTGGCGGCTGAAGGACGGCGCGGACGGGTACCTGCGGGACGTCACCGCGTCCGTGTTCACCGTGGTCTACGTGGCGGTGTTCGCCGCGTTCGCGGTGATGCTGGTGGTCGCCGAGGACGGCGTGGCCCGCGTGCTGTGCTTCCTCATCGGCGTGGTCCTGTCCGACACGGGCGGGTACGCGGCGGGCGTGTTCTTCGGCAAGCACCCGATGGCGCCCTCCATCAGCCCCAAGAAGTCCTGGGAGGGCTTCGCGGGTTCGCTGGCGGCCGGCATGGTCGGCGGCGCGCTCACCGTCGGGCTGATGCTCGACGGCCAGTGGTGGCAGGGCGTGCTGTTCGGCGCCGCGCTGGTGGTCACCGCCACGACCGGCGACCTGGTCGAGTCGCTGATCAAGCGCGACCTGAAGATCAAGGACATGGGCACGCTGCTGCCGGGGCACGGCGGGCTGATGGACCGGATGGACTCGTTGCTGCCGTCGGCGGTCGTGTCGTGGCTGCTGCTCCAGGCGTTCGTGCCCGCGTGA
- a CDS encoding PadR family transcriptional regulator, whose translation MRFHHDHPGRRHERHHREHGFGDPRRGFGGGFGRPPVPPEPPGFFRGGGERGHGRQRRGNVRAAVLTLLAERPMHGYEMIQEIGRRTDGLWRPSPGSVYPTLQLLADEGLVAATEEPGGKKLFTLTEPGQAEAAKLEGAPPWQQVNDGIDLHAAKLRTASRHLGSAMQQMAHAGTREQKARAVEVLNEARRKLYAILGELDVEEDTDDE comes from the coding sequence ATGCGTTTCCACCACGACCACCCCGGCCGGCGACACGAACGCCACCACCGGGAGCACGGGTTCGGCGACCCCCGACGGGGCTTCGGCGGCGGTTTCGGGCGTCCGCCGGTGCCGCCCGAGCCACCGGGCTTCTTCCGCGGCGGCGGCGAGCGCGGGCACGGCAGGCAGCGCCGGGGCAACGTCCGCGCGGCCGTCCTGACGCTGCTGGCCGAACGGCCCATGCACGGCTACGAGATGATCCAGGAGATCGGCAGGCGCACCGACGGCCTCTGGCGGCCCAGCCCCGGCTCGGTCTACCCGACGCTGCAACTGCTGGCCGACGAGGGCCTCGTCGCGGCCACCGAGGAGCCGGGCGGCAAGAAGCTGTTCACGCTCACCGAGCCGGGCCAGGCGGAGGCGGCCAAGCTGGAGGGCGCGCCGCCGTGGCAGCAGGTCAACGACGGGATCGACCTGCACGCCGCGAAGCTGCGCACGGCGTCCCGGCACCTGGGCTCGGCGATGCAGCAGATGGCGCACGCGGGCACGCGCGAGCAGAAGGCGCGGGCCGTCGAAGTCCTCAACGAGGCCCGGCGCAAGCTCTACGCCATCCTCGGCGAGCTGGACGTCGAAGAGGACACCGACGACGAGTGA
- a CDS encoding FliA/WhiG family RNA polymerase sigma factor encodes MTPAAGRPAHPASESRTADDVEAGIIALWHTYGQSHQQTLRDRLVLHYAPLVKYVAGRVGTGLPAHVDVADLIQSGIFGLVDAIEKFEPERGLKFETYAMQRIRGAILDDLRSQDWVPRSVRSRARDVERALERLGASLQRTPTDRELAAELRIGLEELRELYAQLQLTSVVALDELIAAGRSAGGAGASLAESLPDEGAEDPIATLVDQDSRRQLADAIAQLTERDRVVVTLYYFENLTLAEIGKVLGVTESRVCQLHTRAVLRLRTKLNEQLES; translated from the coding sequence GTGACCCCGGCCGCCGGTAGACCGGCGCACCCGGCGTCCGAGTCGCGGACCGCCGACGACGTGGAGGCCGGGATCATCGCGCTCTGGCACACCTACGGCCAGTCGCACCAGCAGACCCTGCGCGACCGCCTGGTGTTGCACTACGCGCCGCTGGTGAAGTACGTCGCGGGCCGCGTCGGTACCGGTCTGCCCGCGCACGTGGACGTCGCCGACCTCATCCAGTCCGGCATCTTCGGCCTGGTCGACGCGATCGAGAAGTTCGAGCCGGAGCGCGGCCTGAAGTTCGAGACGTACGCGATGCAGCGCATCCGGGGCGCGATCCTGGACGACCTGCGCTCGCAGGACTGGGTGCCACGCTCGGTGCGCAGCCGCGCCCGCGACGTCGAGCGCGCCCTGGAACGCCTCGGCGCGAGCCTCCAGCGCACCCCGACCGACCGCGAACTCGCCGCCGAGCTGAGGATCGGGCTGGAAGAGCTGCGGGAACTGTACGCCCAGCTCCAGCTCACCAGCGTGGTCGCCCTGGACGAGCTGATCGCGGCGGGCCGGAGTGCCGGCGGTGCGGGCGCGTCGCTCGCCGAGTCGCTGCCCGACGAGGGCGCGGAAGACCCGATCGCCACCCTGGTCGACCAGGACAGCCGCCGCCAGCTCGCCGACGCCATCGCGCAACTCACCGAACGCGACCGCGTCGTGGTGACGCTCTACTACTTCGAGAACCTGACGCTCGCCGAGATCGGCAAGGTGCTGGGCGTGACCGAGTCCAGGGTGTGCCAACTCCACACCCGCGCCGTGCTGCGGCTGCGCACCAAGCTGAACGAACAACTCGAATCCTGA
- the rpsB gene encoding 30S ribosomal protein S2, translating to MAVVTMKQLLDSGVHFGHQTRRWNPKMKRYIFTERNGIYIIDLQQTLTYIDRAYEFVRETVAHGGSILFIGTKKQAQEAIANEALRVGMPFVNQRWLGGMLTNFSTVHKRLQRLKELESMEQTGGFQGFTKKEILMMNREKDKLERTLGGIRDMSKVPSAVWIVDTKKEHIAVGEARKLNIPIVAILDTNCDPDEVDYPIPGNDDAIRSAALLTKVVAEAAAAGLMARSGARTNAADGADKPEPGVATDEPLAEWEQELLVGAEATKPAEAAAEAAQPAEGSEAAPQS from the coding sequence ATGGCCGTCGTCACCATGAAGCAGCTGCTCGACAGCGGCGTGCACTTCGGGCACCAGACCCGTCGCTGGAACCCGAAGATGAAGCGCTACATCTTCACCGAGCGCAACGGCATCTACATCATCGACCTCCAGCAGACGCTGACCTACATCGACCGGGCGTACGAGTTCGTCCGCGAGACGGTCGCGCACGGCGGGTCGATCCTGTTCATCGGCACGAAGAAGCAGGCGCAGGAGGCCATCGCCAACGAGGCCCTCCGCGTCGGCATGCCCTTCGTGAACCAGCGCTGGCTGGGCGGCATGCTCACGAACTTCTCCACGGTGCACAAGCGCCTCCAGCGGCTCAAGGAGCTGGAGTCGATGGAGCAGACCGGCGGTTTCCAGGGTTTCACCAAGAAGGAAATCCTGATGATGAACCGCGAGAAGGACAAGCTGGAGCGCACGCTCGGCGGTATCCGCGACATGTCCAAGGTGCCCAGCGCCGTCTGGATCGTGGACACCAAGAAGGAGCACATCGCGGTCGGCGAGGCGCGCAAGCTCAACATCCCGATCGTGGCGATCCTCGACACGAACTGCGACCCCGACGAGGTCGACTACCCGATTCCGGGCAACGACGACGCCATCCGGTCCGCCGCGCTGCTGACCAAGGTCGTGGCCGAGGCCGCCGCCGCCGGTCTGATGGCCCGTTCCGGCGCGCGCACCAACGCCGCCGACGGCGCGGACAAGCCCGAGCCGGGCGTCGCGACCGACGAGCCGCTGGCCGAGTGGGAGCAGGAGCTGCTCGTGGGCGCCGAGGCCACCAAGCCGGCCGAGGCCGCCGCCGAGGCCGCCCAGCCCGCCGAGGGCTCCGAGGCCGCTCCGCAGTCCTGA
- a CDS encoding tyrosine recombinase XerC, translating to MSPQPPARTRRVDLVGLRRALPGDVSVALHDYERHLALERSLSPHTVRAYLADVVSLLVHLASGTPADATVEAIDLAGLRSWLAAQHAAGASRTSLARRAASARAFTAWASRTGLLADDPGPRLAAPRPHRTLPAVLRPEQAKAVMSAAEVGAEQADPVALRDQAVVELLYATGVRVAELCGLDLGDIDYSQRVIRVLGKGRRERTVPFGVPAERAVRRWVEHGRSTLVTDRSQDALFLGARGGRLDPRTARRVVHDVVGAVPETADMGPHGLRHTAATHLLEGGADLRTVQELLGHATLATTQLYTHVTVERLKAIHDRTHPRS from the coding sequence ATGTCCCCGCAGCCGCCCGCTCGGACTCGCCGCGTCGATCTCGTCGGCTTACGCCGCGCGCTGCCGGGCGATGTCTCGGTGGCTCTGCACGATTACGAACGCCATCTGGCGCTGGAGCGCTCGTTGTCGCCGCACACCGTTCGCGCCTACTTGGCCGACGTGGTGTCGCTGCTGGTTCACCTGGCGTCCGGTACGCCCGCCGACGCGACGGTGGAGGCGATCGACCTGGCCGGCCTCCGGTCGTGGCTGGCGGCTCAGCACGCGGCGGGTGCGAGTCGGACGTCGTTGGCCCGGCGCGCGGCCTCCGCCCGTGCGTTCACGGCGTGGGCGTCGCGAACCGGCCTGCTCGCCGACGATCCGGGGCCTCGGCTCGCCGCTCCCCGACCGCACCGCACACTGCCCGCGGTGCTGCGGCCGGAGCAGGCGAAGGCCGTCATGTCGGCCGCGGAAGTCGGCGCGGAACAGGCCGATCCGGTTGCGCTCCGTGACCAAGCCGTGGTGGAGTTGCTGTACGCGACAGGCGTCCGGGTCGCCGAGTTGTGCGGTCTCGACCTCGGCGACATCGACTACTCCCAAAGGGTGATTCGGGTTCTGGGCAAGGGCAGACGCGAACGCACCGTGCCATTCGGCGTTCCGGCCGAACGGGCAGTACGGCGCTGGGTGGAACACGGTCGATCGACGCTGGTCACCGACCGTTCCCAGGACGCGTTGTTCCTCGGTGCCCGCGGCGGCCGGCTCGACCCGCGTACCGCCAGGAGGGTTGTCCACGATGTAGTGGGTGCGGTGCCCGAGACGGCCGACATGGGGCCGCACGGGCTGCGCCACACCGCCGCCACGCACCTGCTGGAAGGGGGAGCCGACCTGCGCACCGTCCAAGAGCTCCTTGGTCACGCTACGCTCGCAACGACTCAGCTCTACACACACGTCACCGTCGAACGGCTGAAGGCGATCCATGACCGAACCCACCCCCGCTCCTGA
- the tsf gene encoding translation elongation factor Ts — protein MANYTAADVKRLRELTAAGMMDCKKALEEADGDFDKAVEILRIKGAKDVDKRAARTTSNGLVSAEDGVMIELRCETDFVAKNADFQELAARIVAVAKATRPADVEALKATDLDGKPVDAVVQEFSAKIGEKLELAKVAIFDGTVTTYLHRRAADLPPAVGVVVEYTGDDEDAARGAAMQIAAMRPRYLTRDEVPADVVANERRIAEETSREEGKPEAALPKIVEGRVNGFFKDVVLLEQASVTESKKTVKAVLDEAGVTVTRFARFEVGEA, from the coding sequence ATGGCGAACTACACCGCCGCTGACGTGAAGCGCCTGCGCGAGCTGACCGCCGCAGGCATGATGGACTGCAAGAAGGCGCTGGAAGAGGCTGACGGCGACTTCGACAAGGCGGTCGAGATCCTGCGCATCAAGGGTGCGAAGGACGTCGACAAGCGCGCCGCGCGCACCACCTCCAACGGCCTGGTCTCCGCCGAGGACGGCGTGATGATCGAGCTGCGCTGCGAGACCGACTTCGTGGCCAAGAACGCCGACTTCCAGGAGCTGGCCGCCCGGATCGTCGCCGTCGCCAAGGCCACCCGCCCGGCGGACGTCGAGGCGCTCAAGGCCACCGACCTCGACGGCAAGCCCGTCGACGCCGTGGTCCAGGAGTTCTCGGCCAAGATCGGTGAGAAGCTGGAGCTGGCGAAGGTCGCGATCTTCGACGGCACCGTCACCACCTACCTCCACCGCCGCGCCGCCGACCTGCCGCCCGCCGTGGGCGTCGTGGTCGAGTACACCGGTGACGACGAGGACGCCGCGCGCGGCGCCGCGATGCAGATCGCCGCGATGCGCCCCCGCTACCTCACCCGCGACGAGGTGCCCGCCGACGTGGTCGCCAACGAGCGCCGCATCGCCGAGGAGACCTCGCGCGAGGAGGGCAAGCCGGAGGCCGCGCTGCCCAAGATCGTCGAGGGCCGGGTGAACGGCTTCTTCAAGGACGTCGTGCTCTTGGAGCAGGCGTCGGTGACGGAGTCCAAGAAGACCGTCAAGGCCGTGCTGGACGAGGCCGGGGTCACCGTGACCCGCTTCGCCCGGTTCGAGGTCGGCGAAGCCTGA
- the frr gene encoding ribosome recycling factor produces the protein MIDETLLDAEEKMEKAVSVAKEDLAAVRTGRATPAMFSRIVVEYYGSPTPLNQLASVAIPEARMAVIKPYDTSQLNSVEKAIRDSDLGVNPSNDGAVIRVVIPQLSEERRREMVKVAKGKGEDAKVSIRNIRRKAKEELDRLVKDGEVGEDEGVRAEKELENVTHRYVAQVDELVKHKEAELLEV, from the coding sequence GTGATCGACGAGACCCTCCTCGACGCCGAGGAGAAAATGGAAAAAGCGGTGTCCGTGGCGAAGGAAGACCTGGCGGCGGTGCGCACCGGCCGCGCCACGCCCGCCATGTTCTCCCGCATCGTCGTCGAGTACTACGGTTCGCCGACCCCGTTGAACCAGCTGGCCAGCGTCGCCATCCCGGAGGCGCGGATGGCGGTCATCAAGCCCTACGACACCAGCCAGCTGAACTCGGTCGAGAAGGCCATCCGCGACTCGGACCTGGGCGTGAACCCGAGCAACGACGGCGCCGTGATCCGCGTGGTGATCCCCCAGCTCTCCGAGGAGCGCCGCCGCGAGATGGTGAAGGTGGCCAAGGGCAAGGGCGAGGACGCCAAGGTCTCCATCCGCAACATCCGCCGCAAGGCCAAGGAGGAGCTGGACCGCCTGGTCAAGGACGGCGAGGTCGGCGAGGACGAGGGCGTCCGCGCCGAGAAGGAGCTGGAGAACGTGACGCACCGCTACGTCGCCCAGGTCGACGAGCTGGTCAAGCACAAGGAAGCCGAGCTGCTCGAGGTCTAG